A single genomic interval of Nitratidesulfovibrio sp. SRB-5 harbors:
- a CDS encoding peptidylprolyl isomerase — MLKAKARHILVDTEDACNELKARILAGEDFAEVARAHSKCPSGRRGGDLGEFPRGAMVPEFDEVVFTGEVGTVLGPVRTQFGHHLIEVTARSGS; from the coding sequence ATGCTCAAAGCCAAGGCACGCCACATTCTCGTCGATACCGAGGATGCCTGCAACGAATTGAAGGCCCGCATTCTGGCGGGTGAAGACTTTGCCGAGGTGGCGCGCGCCCACTCCAAGTGCCCGTCGGGCCGCCGCGGCGGCGACCTGGGGGAATTCCCCCGCGGCGCCATGGTGCCCGAATTCGATGAAGTCGTGTTCACCGGTGAAGTGGGTACCGTGCTCGGCCCGGTGCGCACCCAGTTCGGCCACCATCTGATTGAAGTCACGGCGCGCTCCGGCAGCTAG
- a CDS encoding sigma-54 interaction domain-containing protein, translating into MTIIDALHDNVAIVGVDGAMLWVSPSFERTYGVTSEQIVGRTTYDLEANRIFFPSVAALVIKTGQPVTVTEVNRHGAYHIVTGVPIPRDDGELGFVVSYSVDSRYLLQMHAEYENINALLEKTETEIPAIPGFCCVSDAMRGIVETIGRLARVDTSVLITGESGVGKNVLARLLHHLSDRSKGPLVEINCAGIPGALLESELFGYETGAFTGARAGGKPGRIELAHGGTLFLDEIGELPLELQAKLLQVIQEKRIVKLGGTRPVSIDFRLVTATNQDLRALVAKKRFRSDLFFRLNVLPVDIPPLRDRPDDILPIARFVLDDLNAKYGTKKRLASEMESLFRGYSWPGNVRELWNVLEQMVVVSRGSIIGPGDLPRHMQPHQVALPENGMSLRQALEDMEARIIREAYARHGTTVAVGRALGISQPSAARKISRYCHGK; encoded by the coding sequence TTGACCATCATCGATGCCCTGCACGACAACGTCGCCATCGTCGGCGTCGATGGCGCAATGCTCTGGGTAAGCCCCAGCTTCGAGCGCACGTACGGGGTGACCAGCGAGCAGATCGTGGGGCGCACCACCTATGACCTTGAAGCAAACCGGATATTTTTTCCTTCCGTTGCGGCCCTTGTCATCAAGACAGGACAGCCCGTCACCGTCACGGAAGTCAATAGGCATGGTGCGTACCATATAGTAACCGGCGTTCCCATACCGCGTGATGACGGGGAACTCGGCTTTGTGGTGAGCTATTCCGTTGATTCCCGCTATCTTCTGCAAATGCATGCAGAGTACGAGAATATCAACGCGTTGCTCGAAAAGACGGAGACGGAAATTCCGGCCATACCCGGGTTCTGCTGTGTCAGCGATGCGATGCGCGGGATAGTCGAAACGATCGGCAGATTGGCCAGGGTGGACACCAGCGTTCTCATCACGGGCGAATCCGGCGTGGGCAAGAATGTTCTTGCCAGGCTGCTGCATCATTTGAGCGACCGTTCGAAGGGGCCGCTGGTGGAAATCAACTGCGCGGGCATACCGGGCGCGCTGCTGGAGTCCGAGCTTTTCGGCTACGAGACCGGCGCATTCACCGGTGCCCGCGCCGGGGGCAAGCCGGGGCGCATCGAACTTGCCCATGGCGGCACGCTGTTTCTTGATGAAATAGGCGAACTGCCGCTGGAGTTGCAGGCAAAGCTGCTGCAGGTCATCCAGGAAAAGCGGATCGTCAAGCTCGGTGGCACTCGCCCGGTAAGCATAGATTTCCGCCTGGTCACCGCCACCAATCAGGACCTGCGCGCCCTGGTGGCCAAGAAACGCTTCCGGAGCGACCTGTTTTTTCGCCTGAATGTCCTGCCGGTGGACATTCCGCCCCTGAGGGACCGCCCGGACGACATCCTGCCCATTGCCAGGTTCGTGCTGGATGACCTGAACGCCAAGTACGGCACGAAAAAGCGACTGGCTTCAGAGATGGAGAGTCTGTTCCGTGGCTATTCGTGGCCGGGGAATGTTCGGGAATTGTGGAACGTTCTTGAGCAGATGGTTGTGGTAAGCCGTGGCAGCATCATTGGGCCCGGCGATCTTCCCCGCCACATGCAGCCCCATCAGGTTGCCCTGCCTGAAAACGGCATGTCGCTGCGGCAGGCCCTTGAAGACATGGAGGCGCGCATCATCCGCGAGGCCTACGCCAGGCACGGAACCACGGTCGCCGTCGGCAGAGCCCTTGGCATCAGCCAGCCTTCGGCCGCCCGCAAGATATCCAGGTACTGCCACGGCAAATGA
- the argB gene encoding acetylglutamate kinase yields MSQTEQAASCCADPAAYAKLQSKVLIECLPYMRQFHGQTVVIKYGGHAMKDEALKKAFALNIALLKQVGINPVVVHGGGPQIGRMLEQLHIQSQFREGLRVTDDATMDVVEMVLVGKVNKEIVNLLNLSGVKAVGLSGKDGQLIRARKMEMIVNGGNHAPEIIDLGKVGEVMRVETTLLRSLERDNFVPVIAPVGVDENGETYNINADAVAGAVAAALRAKRLLLLTDVAGILDKQKELIRSLTTREAVELFTDGTLTGGMIPKVKCCLEALEEGVEKAMIVDGRVENCILLELFTDKGISTEIVGERGMRAAVSCGCRR; encoded by the coding sequence ATGAGCCAGACCGAACAGGCCGCGTCCTGCTGCGCAGACCCCGCCGCCTACGCCAAGCTCCAGTCCAAGGTGCTCATCGAGTGCCTGCCCTACATGCGCCAGTTCCACGGGCAGACCGTGGTCATCAAGTACGGCGGCCACGCCATGAAGGACGAGGCGCTGAAAAAGGCCTTCGCCCTCAACATCGCCCTGCTGAAGCAGGTGGGCATCAACCCGGTGGTGGTGCACGGCGGCGGCCCGCAGATTGGCCGCATGCTGGAACAGTTGCACATCCAGTCGCAGTTCCGCGAGGGGCTGCGCGTCACCGACGACGCCACCATGGACGTGGTGGAAATGGTGCTGGTGGGCAAGGTCAACAAGGAAATCGTGAACCTGCTGAACCTCAGCGGGGTGAAGGCCGTGGGCCTTTCCGGCAAGGACGGCCAGCTCATCCGCGCCCGCAAGATGGAGATGATCGTCAACGGCGGCAATCATGCACCGGAAATCATCGACCTTGGCAAGGTGGGCGAGGTTATGCGGGTGGAAACCACCCTGCTCCGTTCGCTGGAGCGCGACAACTTCGTGCCGGTCATCGCGCCCGTGGGCGTGGACGAAAACGGCGAGACGTACAACATCAACGCCGACGCCGTGGCCGGGGCCGTGGCGGCGGCGCTGCGCGCCAAACGCCTGCTGCTGCTTACCGACGTGGCGGGCATCCTGGACAAGCAGAAGGAACTGATCCGCTCGCTGACCACCCGCGAGGCCGTGGAACTGTTTACCGACGGCACCCTGACCGGCGGCATGATCCCCAAGGTGAAATGCTGCCTGGAGGCGCTGGAGGAAGGCGTGGAAAAGGCCATGATCGTGGATGGCCGAGTGGAGAACTGCATCCTGCTGGAACTGTTCACCGACAAGGGCATCAGCACCGAAATCGTGGGCGAGCGCGGCATGCGCGCCGCCGTCAGCTGCGGCTGCCGCCGGTAG
- a CDS encoding 30S ribosomal protein S1 yields MTGERTEATGLQAPEATTETGQAEATAPEATTAPAPQDMAGDDAFDENASFADLLEAHSGAAETVRTGERVKATVVAIGEDTVFVATGAKVDGLVDRKELEDAEGNLPVAVGDVLELYVVSANANEIKLSRAMGGQVGLAQMEDALNAGIPIEGKVTGPCKGGFNVEVLKRRAFCPASQMDLRPGAEPDSFTGQTFQFLITRLEQNGRNIVVSRRMLLEREQAEALSALMENVKEGDVLEGTVARLAPFGAFVEIAPGLEGMVHVSELSWSRVQQADEAVSVGDKVRVKVLGIAGAEEGKGGKDSRKGPRISLSIRQVSGDPWQDVADRLDADQILTGKVTRLAPFGAFIEVLPGVEGLVHLSEMSWTRRINKPEEAVTPGETVSVRIKELDPARKRLSLSLRDAEGDPWSTVEERFPAGSTVTGTVEKRAPFGLFVNLAPGVTGLLPNAVAATSPQSKTYAGLNPGAEVSLVVRDLDVKARRISLAPADATGEDDDEWRKLAQPQKREPREGRGGSRDGARSGGRDGGRGSRSSAPATVVSGDASGFGSLGSALQAALDKRKK; encoded by the coding sequence ATGACTGGTGAACGCACCGAAGCCACCGGGCTGCAAGCCCCGGAGGCCACCACCGAAACCGGACAGGCGGAAGCCACCGCCCCCGAAGCCACCACCGCGCCTGCCCCGCAGGACATGGCTGGTGACGACGCATTCGACGAGAACGCCAGCTTCGCGGACCTGCTGGAGGCACATTCCGGCGCGGCTGAAACCGTGCGCACCGGCGAACGGGTGAAGGCCACCGTGGTGGCCATCGGCGAGGACACCGTCTTCGTCGCCACCGGAGCCAAGGTGGACGGTCTTGTGGACCGCAAGGAACTGGAGGACGCCGAAGGCAACCTGCCCGTGGCCGTGGGCGATGTGCTGGAACTGTACGTGGTTTCCGCCAACGCCAATGAAATAAAACTGTCCCGCGCCATGGGCGGCCAGGTGGGCCTGGCCCAGATGGAAGACGCCCTGAACGCGGGCATCCCCATTGAAGGCAAGGTTACCGGCCCCTGCAAGGGCGGCTTCAACGTTGAAGTCCTGAAGCGCCGCGCCTTCTGCCCGGCCAGCCAGATGGACCTGCGCCCCGGTGCCGAGCCCGACTCGTTCACCGGCCAGACCTTCCAGTTCCTGATTACCCGCCTGGAGCAGAACGGCCGCAACATCGTGGTTTCGCGCCGCATGCTGCTGGAGCGCGAGCAGGCCGAGGCGCTGAGCGCCCTCATGGAAAACGTGAAGGAAGGCGACGTGCTGGAAGGCACCGTGGCCCGCCTTGCCCCGTTTGGCGCCTTTGTGGAAATCGCCCCCGGCCTTGAAGGCATGGTGCACGTTTCCGAGCTTTCGTGGTCGCGCGTGCAGCAGGCCGACGAAGCCGTGAGCGTGGGCGACAAGGTGCGCGTGAAGGTGCTGGGCATTGCCGGCGCGGAAGAAGGCAAGGGCGGCAAGGATTCCCGCAAGGGTCCGCGCATCTCCCTGTCCATCCGCCAGGTGTCCGGCGACCCGTGGCAGGACGTGGCCGACCGCCTGGACGCCGACCAGATCCTGACCGGCAAGGTCACCCGCCTCGCACCGTTCGGCGCCTTCATCGAGGTGCTGCCCGGCGTGGAAGGCCTGGTGCACCTTTCCGAAATGTCCTGGACCCGCCGCATCAACAAGCCCGAAGAGGCCGTGACCCCCGGCGAGACCGTGTCCGTCAGGATCAAGGAACTGGACCCCGCCCGCAAGCGGCTGTCCCTGAGCCTGCGCGACGCGGAAGGCGACCCGTGGTCCACGGTGGAAGAACGCTTCCCCGCCGGTTCCACCGTCACCGGCACCGTGGAAAAGCGCGCGCCCTTCGGCCTGTTCGTGAACCTGGCCCCCGGCGTCACCGGGCTTCTGCCCAACGCCGTGGCCGCCACCTCGCCCCAGTCCAAGACCTACGCCGGGCTGAACCCCGGCGCGGAAGTCTCGCTGGTGGTGCGCGACCTGGACGTGAAGGCCCGCCGCATCTCGCTGGCCCCGGCTGACGCCACCGGCGAGGACGACGACGAATGGCGCAAGCTTGCCCAGCCCCAGAAGCGCGAGCCGCGCGAAGGGCGCGGAGGCAGCCGTGACGGAGCCCGCTCCGGTGGCCGCGATGGCGGCCGCGGTTCGCGCTCCTCTGCCCCGGCCACCGTGGTGTCCGGCGATGCCAGCGGCTTCGGCAGCCTTGGCAGCGCCCTTCAGGCCGCCCTGGACAAGCGCAAGAAGTAG
- the hslU gene encoding ATP-dependent protease ATPase subunit HslU — MSNLTPREIVSELDKYIVGQNAAKRMVAVAMRNRWRRQQLDPALRDEIAPKNIIMMGPTGVGKTEIARRLAKLSASPFIKVEATKFTEVGYVGRDVESMVRDLMEIGIALVRAEENEKVRVKAEARAEERLLDLLLPGGAPQPAPAQGMGGLTFDLSASHSGGQAIPQPPAQADASHASPPTGTGSVPDSRSSTREKLRTLWHGGKLDDREVDMEVEESGGPQVGVLSMPGLEDVGSQVRDMFSKVFPSRRKRRRMKVRDAFNLLTQEEADRLIDHDRVSDLARERVEQTGIIFIDEIDKIASGSTQKSSDVSREGVQRDLLPIVEGSVVNTKYGMVRTDHILFIAAGAFHFSKPSDLIPELQGRFPLRAELSALGKDDFLRILTEPHNALTRQYTALLQTEGVHIEFTGDALREIAAFAEETNAQTENIGARRLYTILEKILADLSFEAPDRSGDRVTVDSDYVREHLADVRANKDLSRYIL; from the coding sequence ATGAGCAACCTCACCCCCCGTGAAATCGTTTCGGAACTGGACAAGTACATCGTGGGCCAGAACGCCGCCAAGCGCATGGTGGCCGTGGCCATGCGCAACCGCTGGCGCCGCCAGCAGCTGGACCCGGCCCTGCGCGACGAGATAGCCCCCAAGAACATCATCATGATGGGCCCCACCGGCGTCGGCAAGACCGAGATAGCCCGGCGGCTGGCCAAGCTTTCCGCGTCACCGTTCATCAAGGTGGAGGCCACCAAGTTCACCGAGGTGGGCTACGTGGGCCGCGACGTGGAATCCATGGTGCGCGACCTGATGGAAATCGGCATCGCCCTGGTGCGGGCCGAGGAAAACGAGAAGGTGCGCGTGAAGGCCGAGGCCCGCGCAGAGGAACGCCTGCTGGACCTGCTGCTGCCCGGCGGCGCGCCCCAGCCTGCCCCGGCACAAGGCATGGGCGGCCTGACCTTCGACCTTTCCGCCAGCCATTCTGGCGGACAGGCCATTCCCCAGCCCCCGGCGCAGGCCGATGCGTCCCACGCGTCCCCGCCCACGGGCACCGGCTCCGTGCCGGACAGCCGCTCCTCCACCCGCGAAAAGCTGCGCACCCTGTGGCACGGCGGCAAGCTGGACGACCGCGAGGTGGACATGGAGGTGGAGGAATCCGGCGGGCCGCAGGTGGGCGTACTGTCCATGCCGGGGCTGGAGGACGTGGGCTCGCAGGTGCGCGACATGTTCAGCAAGGTCTTTCCCTCGCGCCGCAAGCGCCGCCGCATGAAGGTGCGCGATGCCTTCAACCTGCTGACGCAGGAAGAGGCCGACCGGCTCATCGACCACGACCGCGTGTCCGACCTGGCCCGCGAACGCGTGGAGCAGACCGGCATCATCTTCATCGACGAAATCGACAAGATCGCCAGCGGCAGTACCCAGAAAAGCTCCGACGTCTCGCGCGAAGGGGTGCAGCGCGACCTGCTGCCCATCGTGGAAGGCAGCGTGGTCAACACCAAGTACGGCATGGTGCGCACCGACCACATCCTGTTCATCGCCGCCGGGGCGTTCCATTTCAGCAAGCCCTCGGACCTGATTCCGGAATTGCAGGGGCGCTTTCCCCTGCGGGCGGAGTTGTCCGCGCTCGGAAAGGACGACTTCCTGCGCATCCTCACCGAGCCGCACAATGCGCTTACCCGGCAGTACACCGCGCTGCTGCAAACGGAAGGCGTGCACATCGAATTCACCGGCGACGCCTTGCGCGAAATCGCCGCCTTTGCCGAAGAAACCAACGCCCAGACCGAAAACATCGGGGCGCGGCGGCTGTACACCATCCTGGAAAAAATCCTGGCCGACCTTTCGTTCGAGGCACCCGACCGCTCCGGCGACCGGGTGACCGTGGACAGCGACTACGTGCGCGAGCACCTGGCCGACGTGCGCGCCAACAAGGATCTCAGCCGCTACATCCTGTAG
- a CDS encoding DegQ family serine endoprotease, which translates to MARSLSRTLAAALALCLVLAAAAQAAPMLPDFRELAKQSGNAVVNISTEKTVQAAENPFNELFRNMPPGTPFDKFFDQFEKFHGRQQRPQKQRSLGSGFIISTDGYIVTNNHVVAEADVIRVNLQGASGKSNSYVANVIGTDEETDLALLKINAGNSLPVLPFGDSDKLEVGEWLLAIGNPFGLDHSVTAGILSAKGRDIRSGPFDNFLQTDASINPGNSGGPLLNMNGQVIGINTAIIASGQGIGFAIPSSMAERVIAQLRAEGKVRRGWIGVTIQDVDEATARALGLGEPRGALVGSVMPGEPADKAGLKPGDIVLKVEGDDVSDSSQLLRRIAALKPGDSTKLTLWRNGQTKTVNLTLGERTAEHLTAQRGDAAPEKSGKEQASAGLGMSVRPVSAEDARNLKLEEARGLLVVSVEGGKPAAEADIRAGDIILLANLKPVNTAADLTKVIEQDGKKRGAVMLQLMRRGQTFFRTVPLE; encoded by the coding sequence ATGGCACGCTCACTTTCCCGTACCCTCGCCGCCGCGCTGGCGCTGTGCCTTGTGCTTGCAGCAGCCGCGCAGGCCGCGCCCATGCTGCCCGACTTTCGCGAACTGGCGAAGCAGTCGGGCAATGCCGTGGTCAACATCAGCACCGAAAAAACAGTGCAGGCCGCGGAAAATCCGTTCAACGAACTGTTCCGCAACATGCCGCCCGGCACCCCCTTCGACAAATTCTTCGACCAGTTCGAGAAATTCCATGGCCGCCAGCAGCGCCCGCAGAAGCAGCGTTCGCTGGGTTCCGGCTTCATCATTTCCACGGACGGCTACATCGTCACCAACAACCACGTGGTGGCCGAGGCCGACGTGATCCGCGTGAACCTGCAAGGTGCCAGCGGCAAGTCCAACTCGTACGTGGCCAACGTCATCGGCACCGACGAGGAGACCGACCTCGCCCTGTTGAAGATCAACGCGGGCAACTCGTTGCCGGTGCTGCCCTTTGGCGATTCCGACAAGCTTGAAGTGGGCGAATGGTTGCTGGCCATCGGCAACCCCTTCGGCCTCGACCACTCGGTGACCGCGGGCATCCTGAGCGCCAAGGGGCGCGACATCCGCTCCGGCCCGTTCGACAACTTCCTGCAGACCGACGCCTCCATCAACCCCGGCAACAGCGGCGGCCCGCTGTTGAACATGAATGGCCAGGTCATCGGCATCAACACCGCCATCATCGCCTCCGGCCAGGGCATCGGCTTTGCCATCCCCAGCAGCATGGCCGAGCGGGTCATCGCCCAGCTGCGCGCCGAGGGCAAGGTGCGGCGCGGCTGGATCGGGGTGACCATCCAGGACGTGGACGAGGCTACCGCACGTGCCCTGGGCCTTGGCGAACCGCGCGGCGCGCTGGTGGGCTCGGTGATGCCCGGCGAACCCGCCGACAAGGCGGGGCTGAAGCCCGGCGACATCGTGCTGAAGGTTGAAGGCGACGACGTGTCCGATTCCAGCCAGCTGCTGCGCCGCATCGCCGCGCTGAAGCCCGGCGACTCCACCAAGCTGACCCTGTGGCGCAACGGCCAGACCAAGACCGTCAACCTTACCCTTGGCGAACGCACGGCGGAACACCTGACCGCCCAGCGCGGCGATGCCGCCCCGGAAAAGAGCGGCAAGGAACAGGCATCCGCCGGGCTTGGCATGAGCGTGCGCCCCGTCAGCGCGGAAGACGCCCGCAACCTGAAGCTGGAAGAGGCGCGCGGCCTGCTGGTGGTTTCCGTCGAGGGCGGCAAGCCCGCTGCCGAGGCGGACATCCGCGCCGGTGACATCATCCTGCTGGCCAACCTGAAGCCGGTGAACACAGCTGCCGACCTCACCAAGGTCATCGAGCAGGACGGCAAGAAGCGCGGCGCGGTGATGCTGCAACTGATGCGCCGCGGCCAGACCTTCTTCCGCACCGTGCCCCTGGAATAG
- a CDS encoding split-Soret cytochrome c has product MERMNRRTMLKAMGMLGCATGCLAGDLLPGAGSVLAPQPAMAATSGRFAQKDAPFSWKPHVLDATVCAPVAYDGYWHQGYGCGYGVFYAIVGMMGEQHGAPYNQFPFTMLEVGKSGISDWGTICGALLGAASAFALFWGRKERDPMVAELFRWYEQTAFPMHDPGAAFKGVAGALPTSVSHSPLCHVSVGRWCQASGFAEKSTERGERCARITADVAAKAIAIMNAKQAGAFAVAHGDPASVTYCGQCHNPGKQSPLLKGKMDCTPCHSGNPHTADKFKNHP; this is encoded by the coding sequence ATGGAACGGATGAACAGAAGAACGATGCTGAAGGCCATGGGGATGCTGGGGTGCGCCACGGGATGCCTTGCCGGTGACCTGCTGCCGGGCGCGGGGTCCGTCCTTGCGCCGCAACCGGCCATGGCCGCCACCAGCGGACGCTTTGCCCAGAAGGATGCCCCCTTCTCGTGGAAGCCCCACGTGCTGGATGCCACAGTCTGCGCGCCCGTGGCCTATGACGGCTACTGGCACCAGGGCTACGGCTGCGGCTACGGGGTGTTCTACGCCATCGTAGGCATGATGGGCGAACAGCACGGCGCGCCGTACAACCAGTTTCCCTTCACTATGCTGGAGGTGGGCAAGAGCGGCATTTCCGACTGGGGCACCATCTGCGGTGCCCTGCTGGGTGCGGCCAGCGCCTTTGCGCTGTTCTGGGGCCGCAAGGAACGCGACCCCATGGTGGCGGAACTGTTCCGTTGGTACGAACAGACCGCCTTCCCCATGCATGATCCGGGCGCGGCCTTCAAGGGCGTGGCCGGCGCGCTGCCCACCAGCGTCAGCCATTCGCCGTTGTGCCATGTGTCCGTGGGCCGGTGGTGCCAGGCATCCGGCTTTGCGGAAAAGAGCACGGAACGCGGCGAGCGATGCGCGCGCATCACCGCCGACGTGGCCGCGAAGGCCATCGCCATCATGAACGCCAAACAGGCAGGGGCCTTTGCCGTGGCCCACGGCGACCCGGCTTCGGTCACCTACTGCGGCCAATGCCACAACCCCGGCAAGCAGTCGCCCCTGCTGAAGGGCAAGATGGACTGTACCCCCTGCCATTCCGGCAACCCGCATACGGCGGACAAGTTCAAGAACCATCCCTGA